Proteins from a single region of Terriglobus sp. TAA 43:
- a CDS encoding inorganic diphosphatase: protein MKPLPDGGQSIQVIVETPARSRNKFAFDPDQEIFTLKSVLPAGMVFPYVGFLPGTEGGDGDPVDVLLLMDEPAFPGVAVRARLIGVIEGEQVDGKKRLRNDRLVAVSESTHQYAKIKPYPISRRSGFANRRRSL, encoded by the coding sequence TTGAAACCGCTTCCAGACGGAGGCCAAAGCATCCAAGTCATCGTCGAAACTCCCGCACGAAGTCGAAATAAGTTCGCGTTTGATCCCGATCAGGAAATCTTCACGCTCAAGAGCGTTCTTCCAGCCGGCATGGTCTTCCCCTATGTCGGCTTTCTGCCCGGGACCGAGGGAGGCGATGGCGATCCGGTGGACGTGCTTCTTCTCATGGATGAGCCAGCGTTTCCTGGAGTCGCCGTCAGAGCTCGCCTCATCGGCGTGATCGAGGGCGAACAGGTTGACGGCAAGAAGAGGCTTCGTAACGACAGGCTAGTTGCGGTATCCGAATCGACCCATCAATACGCAAAGATCAAACCTTATCCGATCTCCCGAAGAAGTGGATTCGCGAACCGGAGACGTTCTTTGTGA
- the uvrA gene encoding excinuclease ABC subunit UvrA: protein MIRVRGAREHNLKNVDVDIPRDALVVFTGVSGSGKSSLAFGTLYAEAQRRYLESVSPYARRLFHQLSIPEVDSIEGLPPAVALQQQRGSGTTRSSVGSVTTLSNLFRMLYSRAGNYPAGRPMLYAESFSPNRIEGACPKCNGTGRIYEVTEQSMVPDPSLTIRERAIAAWPTAWQGQNLRDILVSLGYDVDTPWKRLPAKERKWILFTDEQPTVPVYAGFTPTETQQALRRKLEPSYMGTFTSAQRYVMETFSKSQSAMMKQRVAQFMLSSECSLCHGKRLRTDALDVTFAGIDIAQMSRLPLKQLATILQPFTTGSSNDFAKHVEKAAAAQRITQDVVSRLEVLIELGLGYLDLERSTPTLSPGELQRLRLATQLHSNLFGVVYVLDEPSAGLHPSDTETLLHALAALKKSGNSLFVVEHEVDVIRAADWIVDVGPAAGAYGGEVLYSGPLAGLKDVGSSETAKHLFANAAASVAPRRNPKQWLRLEGVTRNNLHQVAVSIPLGVLVAVTGVSGSGKSTLVSQALVDLIAAHLGQPIEDGEEDDALAAHSSVVLTQGRILSGMEGIRRLVRVDQRPIGRTPRSNIATYTGLFDEVRKLFASTKLARTRKYDAGRFSFNVTKGRCETCKGEGQVCVELLFLPSVYSPCPTCHGARFNAKTLEVTWGGKNIAEVLNLRVDDAIVFFDTSPSVRHSLQVLHEVGLGYLRLGQPATELSGGEAQRVKLATELQRATRGNTIYVLDEPTTGLHPADVTRLLRQLNELVSAGNSVVIVEHDMHVVSASDWVIDIGPGAGEEGGTIVGEGTPEQIAHISGSRTAPYIRSRLGISGRIKGASRAHPTEDRS, encoded by the coding sequence ATGATTCGCGTGCGAGGTGCGCGCGAACATAACTTGAAGAATGTCGACGTGGATATTCCGCGAGATGCGTTGGTCGTGTTTACCGGCGTTTCAGGATCGGGCAAATCGTCTCTTGCGTTTGGAACGTTGTATGCCGAAGCGCAAAGGCGTTATTTGGAATCGGTATCGCCCTATGCTCGTAGGCTTTTCCATCAACTGAGCATTCCCGAAGTTGATTCCATCGAAGGTCTTCCCCCAGCCGTTGCTCTGCAACAACAGCGGGGAAGTGGCACCACGCGGTCTTCGGTTGGAAGTGTGACGACACTTTCGAACCTGTTTCGCATGTTGTATTCAAGAGCTGGGAACTATCCGGCCGGCCGCCCGATGCTTTATGCCGAATCGTTCTCCCCCAATCGGATTGAGGGGGCTTGCCCAAAGTGCAACGGGACCGGCCGCATCTACGAGGTGACCGAACAATCCATGGTGCCGGACCCATCGTTGACGATTCGCGAGCGTGCCATTGCTGCGTGGCCTACTGCGTGGCAGGGGCAGAATCTACGTGACATCCTCGTCTCCTTAGGCTACGACGTCGACACACCGTGGAAAAGGCTTCCCGCCAAAGAACGGAAGTGGATTCTGTTCACGGACGAGCAACCAACAGTCCCAGTGTATGCAGGGTTCACGCCCACTGAAACTCAGCAAGCATTACGACGCAAGCTAGAGCCGAGTTATATGGGCACCTTCACCAGCGCCCAGCGTTACGTGATGGAGACCTTCTCAAAATCCCAGAGTGCCATGATGAAACAGCGAGTCGCGCAGTTCATGCTCAGCAGCGAATGTTCTTTGTGCCACGGTAAGAGGCTCCGAACGGACGCACTGGATGTGACATTCGCAGGCATCGACATTGCGCAGATGAGCCGTCTTCCGCTAAAACAATTGGCAACGATCCTGCAGCCCTTCACTACGGGGAGTTCGAATGATTTTGCCAAGCATGTAGAAAAGGCAGCCGCGGCGCAACGCATCACGCAGGATGTCGTGAGTCGACTCGAGGTATTGATCGAACTCGGTCTCGGCTATTTGGATTTGGAGCGAAGTACACCGACACTGTCCCCCGGAGAACTTCAGCGGCTCAGACTTGCGACACAGTTGCACTCAAATCTTTTTGGTGTTGTGTACGTGCTGGATGAACCATCGGCTGGCCTGCATCCATCCGACACAGAGACGCTACTCCACGCACTCGCGGCGTTGAAGAAGAGCGGCAATTCGCTCTTCGTCGTCGAACACGAAGTGGACGTCATCCGGGCTGCCGATTGGATTGTGGATGTCGGGCCTGCAGCCGGAGCATACGGTGGTGAGGTGCTCTACAGTGGACCGCTAGCAGGACTAAAGGATGTCGGCAGCTCCGAAACCGCCAAGCATCTCTTTGCGAACGCCGCAGCTTCCGTAGCTCCACGAAGAAACCCAAAACAATGGCTACGTCTGGAAGGTGTGACCCGTAACAATCTCCACCAGGTTGCTGTATCGATTCCGCTTGGTGTTCTGGTGGCGGTCACTGGTGTGTCTGGATCGGGGAAATCCACCCTAGTCAGCCAGGCTCTAGTGGATCTCATTGCGGCGCATCTCGGCCAACCAATTGAGGATGGAGAGGAAGACGACGCTCTCGCTGCACACTCCTCAGTGGTTCTAACGCAGGGAAGAATTCTGTCCGGCATGGAAGGTATACGTCGATTGGTCCGCGTCGATCAAAGACCAATTGGACGAACGCCGCGTTCCAACATCGCCACGTATACCGGTCTGTTCGACGAAGTCCGAAAACTCTTCGCATCAACGAAGCTGGCACGTACACGGAAATATGATGCAGGCCGCTTCTCTTTCAATGTGACGAAGGGGCGCTGCGAGACCTGCAAAGGAGAAGGGCAGGTCTGTGTCGAACTACTTTTTCTACCGAGCGTATATTCACCGTGCCCGACCTGCCACGGTGCGCGCTTCAATGCCAAAACACTCGAGGTGACCTGGGGCGGCAAGAACATCGCAGAGGTTTTAAACCTGAGGGTCGATGATGCAATCGTATTCTTCGACACGTCCCCATCCGTCCGTCACTCATTGCAAGTCTTACACGAGGTCGGATTGGGTTATCTCCGATTGGGACAACCTGCGACCGAACTCTCAGGCGGAGAAGCCCAGCGCGTGAAATTGGCGACGGAGTTGCAGCGTGCCACCCGCGGGAACACGATCTACGTTCTCGACGAACCAACCACAGGCCTCCATCCTGCGGACGTAACACGGCTGCTACGGCAATTGAACGAACTTGTGTCTGCGGGCAATTCGGTGGTGATCGTTGAACACGACATGCACGTTGTTTCGGCGAGCGATTGGGTCATCGACATTGGTCCCGGCGCGGGTGAAGAAGGTGGAACGATTGTCGGAGAAGGAACTCCCGAGCAAATAGCCCACATCTCCGGGAGCAGAACGGCGCCTTACATCCGGAGTCGGTTGGGGATTTCGGGGCGCATCAAGGGCGCATCAAGGGCGCATCCTACAGAAGACAGATCGTGA
- a CDS encoding sorbosone dehydrogenase family protein: MATSFGRVRIPCCMKLTPVVFFTALALSASAQTMPNPQRDSHTVNVVLPAPLTATPENIGRLKLPAGFHIAKFIEGLDSPRVVVVSEAGNIYVSSRDAGTITMIDGSGKKKKVLELENVHGMVIHAGILYYVTIKQVYAAPLNPDGTLGASKLLIADLPDAGQHVDRTLAVGPDNKLYVSVGSTCNTCEERNHINSTMQRYNLDGSGRETFATGLRNTIGFNFKPGTKDLYGWDDGVDWMGDQEQREELNKIEQGKEYGWPYILGNGLKNLYLTPPHGATLDQWAAKTTLPVLTWNAHASGMQLIFLKGTGLPSDFDGDALASMHGSWGANPSSGYQVVRIHFEGSVAKTITPFVDGFLMQTQGGSGWARFARPFGLAQMADGSVLLGDEQNGILYRITYSR; this comes from the coding sequence GTGGCAACATCGTTCGGGCGAGTTCGCATCCCTTGCTGCATGAAGCTCACTCCGGTTGTATTCTTCACCGCTCTCGCGTTGTCGGCTTCGGCACAGACGATGCCGAACCCACAGCGTGACAGTCACACCGTCAACGTAGTGCTGCCAGCGCCGCTGACCGCCACGCCGGAGAATATTGGGAGACTGAAGCTGCCCGCGGGTTTTCATATCGCCAAATTCATCGAAGGATTGGATAGTCCTCGGGTCGTCGTAGTTTCCGAAGCTGGAAACATTTACGTCAGCAGCCGCGATGCGGGAACAATCACGATGATCGATGGCAGCGGTAAGAAGAAGAAGGTTCTCGAACTGGAAAATGTTCACGGCATGGTGATCCATGCCGGCATCCTGTACTACGTCACGATCAAGCAGGTATACGCCGCACCGCTCAATCCCGACGGAACGCTCGGGGCATCGAAGCTTCTGATTGCGGACTTGCCGGACGCTGGACAACATGTGGATCGGACGCTCGCGGTGGGACCGGACAACAAGCTATACGTCTCGGTCGGGAGTACCTGCAATACCTGCGAGGAACGGAATCACATCAACAGTACGATGCAGCGTTACAACCTGGACGGTAGCGGTCGAGAGACCTTTGCCACCGGGCTTCGCAACACGATTGGATTCAACTTCAAGCCCGGCACCAAGGACTTGTATGGGTGGGACGATGGCGTGGATTGGATGGGGGATCAGGAGCAACGTGAAGAGTTGAACAAGATCGAACAGGGCAAGGAGTACGGCTGGCCGTACATCCTTGGCAACGGTCTCAAGAACCTTTATCTCACACCACCCCATGGCGCCACTCTCGATCAATGGGCCGCGAAAACAACCCTTCCAGTTTTGACTTGGAATGCCCACGCGTCCGGCATGCAACTGATCTTCCTCAAAGGAACGGGGCTGCCGTCCGATTTCGACGGGGATGCGCTGGCCAGCATGCACGGCTCATGGGGAGCCAACCCATCCAGTGGCTACCAAGTGGTTCGCATTCATTTTGAAGGTAGCGTCGCCAAGACAATCACGCCGTTTGTCGATGGCTTTCTGATGCAGACCCAAGGTGGTAGTGGATGGGCTCGGTTTGCTCGCCCCTTTGGCTTGGCGCAAATGGCAGACGGAAGCGTCCTGCTCGGCGATGAGCAGAATGGGATTCTCTACCGAATCACCTATTCGCGATAA
- a CDS encoding Gfo/Idh/MocA family protein — protein MAAVVPSVSGQAQKPNEANDVQLSQIHAPTEAPEKAPGPFLPVNRRVGFAIVGLGRLSLNQILPAFATSDYCKPVALVSGDRSKALKIATQYGIAESHITDYASFEKLKEMSGVDVIYIVLPNGMHHEFVLRAAKIGKHILCEKPMANSTAQCEEMIAACQRRNVKLMIAYRQQYEPMNRALEKAVREGKLGKLRSIVASNSQNEGDPTQWRLNKQLAGGGALPDVGIYCLNASRFLSGEEPNEVIATLVQPKDDPRFKEVEARCEVIARFPSGMTATFTSGYDVHRSAFLRLEGTDGFAEVDPAFGYHGSKLRFTKLMDGKDTELHPAIEEKDQFALEMDHMAVCVLQNQQPRTGGEEGLQDQRIIEAIYRSAREGRLASIEAPAGATRLGILPPLE, from the coding sequence ATGGCAGCGGTGGTACCCAGCGTGAGTGGCCAAGCGCAGAAGCCGAATGAGGCGAACGATGTCCAGTTATCGCAGATTCATGCCCCAACCGAGGCTCCAGAGAAGGCTCCGGGGCCATTCCTGCCCGTGAATCGCCGCGTGGGCTTTGCGATTGTTGGGCTGGGACGTCTTTCGCTCAATCAGATTCTGCCGGCGTTCGCGACAAGTGACTACTGCAAGCCAGTTGCTCTTGTGAGCGGAGATCGTTCGAAGGCGCTCAAAATCGCGACTCAGTATGGCATTGCCGAGAGTCACATCACCGATTACGCCAGCTTTGAAAAACTGAAAGAAATGTCCGGTGTGGATGTGATTTATATCGTGTTGCCAAATGGAATGCATCACGAGTTCGTACTTCGCGCGGCAAAGATCGGCAAGCACATCCTCTGCGAGAAGCCGATGGCAAACAGCACTGCACAGTGTGAAGAGATGATCGCTGCCTGTCAACGAAGGAACGTGAAGTTGATGATCGCGTATAGGCAGCAATATGAGCCGATGAATCGGGCTTTGGAAAAGGCAGTGCGAGAGGGCAAGCTAGGAAAGCTACGCAGCATTGTGGCTTCAAATTCGCAGAACGAAGGCGATCCAACGCAGTGGCGGCTCAACAAGCAACTAGCTGGCGGGGGAGCGCTACCCGATGTTGGGATTTATTGCTTGAATGCAAGTCGTTTCCTCTCGGGAGAAGAGCCGAACGAGGTAATCGCAACTCTGGTGCAGCCCAAAGACGATCCTCGTTTCAAAGAGGTCGAAGCGCGGTGCGAAGTGATCGCACGGTTTCCAAGCGGTATGACCGCAACATTCACAAGCGGGTATGATGTGCATCGCTCGGCATTCTTACGGCTCGAGGGAACCGATGGCTTTGCCGAGGTGGATCCAGCCTTCGGATATCACGGTTCAAAGCTTCGCTTCACGAAACTGATGGACGGAAAAGACACCGAACTACATCCAGCGATTGAGGAGAAAGATCAGTTTGCCCTCGAGATGGATCACATGGCTGTTTGCGTCCTGCAGAATCAGCAGCCACGCACAGGTGGTGAGGAAGGGTTGCAAGATCAAAGAATCATCGAGGCGATCTATCGATCTGCAAGAGAAGGGCGCCTCGCTTCTATTGAGGCGCCCGCAGGTGCTACACGTCTTGGCATTCTGCCGCCGCTTGAGTAG
- a CDS encoding antitoxin Xre-like helix-turn-helix domain-containing protein → MATAASLVLPRIAGYDFESGADLSNAAERAELSSAAIKAFLNLRKKWGLNEEDSRSLLGGLASSTFHAWKTNPKRTLDQDTLTRISLLIGIYKALNIYFGKPWADRWITLANRGPVFMGRTPLAYMIQRGQPGMIEVRRMLDAWRGGQ, encoded by the coding sequence ATGGCAACCGCTGCGTCCCTTGTCTTGCCCCGAATCGCCGGATACGATTTCGAATCGGGTGCCGATCTTAGCAATGCAGCCGAACGAGCGGAGCTTTCGTCCGCTGCCATCAAAGCGTTCCTGAATCTCCGGAAAAAGTGGGGATTGAATGAAGAGGACTCTCGTTCCCTTCTCGGAGGTTTGGCGTCGTCGACCTTCCACGCATGGAAGACGAACCCGAAGCGTACGCTCGATCAAGACACGTTGACCCGAATCTCACTGCTGATCGGAATCTATAAGGCCCTGAATATCTACTTTGGAAAACCCTGGGCGGATCGTTGGATCACTCTTGCGAATCGTGGACCGGTCTTCATGGGGCGCACACCGCTCGCCTATATGATCCAACGGGGGCAACCCGGAATGATTGAGGTTCGGCGGATGCTGGATGCATGGCGAGGCGGCCAGTGA
- a CDS encoding RES family NAD+ phosphorylase — translation MARRPVTPPLRQIDRSGMHRLLPSRYSEAGTVLDDLADDDDMLQKLIRLDGATNDRIQGEQFGLPGISTYELVYGIPNAHIVRAAFLHPSPNGARFNGPDRGAWYAADRLETSVAEVSYHKAKRLAEIIVPETATGVPESDASTYDDWLADFHGEFHALEPAADYATCLAPEPVPACYGESQKLAQQLLKDKSNGILYPSVRKKGGRCLVCFRPALVYRPRRAKRYLLSFHWRRDHYRQEVNEVPLQRSR, via the coding sequence ATGGCGAGGCGGCCAGTGACACCACCACTCCGGCAGATCGACCGAAGCGGAATGCATCGGTTGCTTCCCTCGCGTTACAGCGAAGCGGGTACGGTTCTTGATGATCTGGCTGACGATGACGACATGCTCCAGAAGTTGATCCGCCTGGATGGAGCGACGAATGACCGGATCCAGGGTGAACAGTTCGGACTTCCTGGCATTAGCACTTATGAGCTGGTCTACGGGATTCCCAACGCTCACATCGTCCGCGCAGCATTCCTCCATCCGAGTCCGAACGGAGCACGCTTCAACGGTCCGGACCGAGGTGCGTGGTACGCCGCAGACAGGTTGGAGACATCGGTCGCAGAAGTCAGCTATCACAAGGCCAAGCGCCTCGCGGAAATCATTGTTCCGGAGACAGCGACAGGTGTCCCCGAGTCGGATGCATCGACGTATGACGACTGGCTCGCGGATTTTCACGGTGAGTTTCATGCGTTGGAGCCGGCCGCTGACTACGCCACATGCCTCGCGCCAGAACCCGTTCCTGCATGCTACGGAGAGTCACAGAAGCTCGCGCAACAACTTCTGAAAGACAAGTCCAATGGCATCCTGTACCCCAGCGTACGCAAGAAGGGTGGTCGCTGCCTGGTCTGCTTTCGCCCTGCCTTGGTCTATCGCCCACGGCGTGCCAAACGATATCTCCTCTCCTTCCATTGGAGACGGGATCATTACCGACAAGAAGTGAACGAAGTCCCCTTGCAGCGATCCCGATAG
- a CDS encoding fatty acid desaturase yields the protein MASLLPAKYDRTFQQPVVWATSLVLLAFHLGAIAALFFFTWKAFLFSLLLWWLAGGLGIGVGYHRLLTHRGYKTPKLVEYFLTICATLTLEGGPIFWVATHRKHHQNTDKEGDPHSPHDGGFWSHVGWLLTGQTMHNDAADLLPYVPDLRKDRFHVWISRWHWVPMTILGVLLLSLGGWPFLLWGIFFRTVLGLHSTWLVNSATHMWGSRRFATGDSSRNSFWVALLTFGEGWHNNHHAHPQSSRHGLAWYEVDLNWYGICLLKAMGLAWDVKARSLSEG from the coding sequence ATGGCATCGCTGCTACCAGCCAAGTACGACCGCACATTTCAACAGCCAGTAGTATGGGCTACCAGCCTCGTCTTGTTAGCCTTCCACCTTGGGGCGATCGCCGCCTTGTTTTTCTTTACATGGAAGGCCTTCTTGTTCTCCTTACTTCTTTGGTGGCTGGCGGGCGGTCTGGGTATCGGCGTGGGGTATCATCGACTGCTCACGCACCGCGGGTACAAGACTCCGAAACTCGTCGAGTACTTCCTGACTATTTGCGCGACGCTTACTCTGGAAGGCGGACCAATCTTCTGGGTTGCCACGCATCGGAAACACCACCAGAACACCGACAAGGAGGGCGATCCACACTCTCCCCACGATGGAGGCTTCTGGTCGCACGTAGGCTGGCTACTCACAGGGCAGACCATGCACAATGATGCCGCTGATCTGTTGCCTTACGTACCGGATCTCCGCAAGGATCGTTTCCACGTCTGGATTAGCAGATGGCATTGGGTACCAATGACCATACTTGGAGTCCTGCTGCTTTCTCTCGGGGGCTGGCCCTTCCTGCTTTGGGGGATTTTCTTCAGGACCGTGCTCGGCTTGCACTCCACTTGGCTCGTGAATTCCGCAACGCACATGTGGGGATCGCGCAGGTTCGCCACCGGCGACTCCTCACGGAACAGCTTCTGGGTTGCGCTCCTGACGTTCGGTGAAGGCTGGCACAACAACCACCACGCACATCCCCAGTCATCGCGCCACGGCCTGGCCTGGTACGAAGTTGACCTGAATTGGTATGGCATCTGCCTGCTCAAAGCAATGGGTTTGGCTTGGGACGTGAAGGCACGATCGCTGTCTGAGGGATAG
- a CDS encoding Crp/Fnr family transcriptional regulator gives MQRQEFRNTILQHLHPETIRRLQLRSIELKLEQDVESPGKSIRNVVFVEEGIGSMTSVFKDGFEVEIGMFGYESAIGVSALMGTKQSLNRVFMQLAGHGYSSALATAMEEFRRHGDFHDLALRYVQAQLTQATQSTACNVHHNHEQRLARWILICSDRAQKDILKLSQEFLAGMLGSARPTVTITARKLKSLGLITYSRGIIRILNREGLEKQACECYRLVKSHLDNFAEFDTGFTS, from the coding sequence ATGCAGAGACAGGAGTTCCGGAACACAATACTTCAGCACCTACACCCAGAAACGATTCGGAGACTTCAGCTTCGTTCAATAGAACTGAAGCTTGAACAGGATGTAGAAAGCCCGGGCAAGAGTATCCGTAATGTGGTCTTTGTCGAAGAGGGCATTGGATCCATGACCAGTGTGTTCAAGGACGGGTTTGAGGTCGAGATCGGGATGTTCGGTTACGAGTCCGCGATTGGCGTTTCTGCTCTCATGGGTACAAAGCAAAGTTTGAATCGCGTGTTTATGCAACTTGCCGGCCACGGATATTCATCAGCACTCGCTACAGCAATGGAGGAGTTCCGCCGCCACGGAGATTTCCACGATCTGGCACTTCGCTACGTGCAGGCTCAACTGACTCAAGCCACGCAGTCCACAGCCTGCAACGTCCATCACAATCATGAGCAACGGCTTGCGCGATGGATTCTTATCTGCTCTGATCGTGCCCAGAAGGACATCTTGAAGCTGTCACAAGAGTTCTTGGCGGGGATGTTGGGAAGTGCCCGACCCACTGTTACCATCACAGCGCGAAAGCTAAAATCTCTAGGACTTATCACGTATTCCAGAGGAATAATCCGCATTTTGAACAGGGAGGGACTCGAGAAGCAGGCTTGTGAATGCTATCGCCTCGTAAAAAGCCACCTTGATAACTTCGCGGAGTTCGACACAGGTTTCACAAGCTGA
- a CDS encoding Crp/Fnr family transcriptional regulator: protein MQDRLGAQNFPITQDVLAELLGTRRTTVTRAARRLRHEGVISYSRGDMKVLNRRGLERKACECYAIVRRLAAEGR, encoded by the coding sequence ATGCAGGACCGCCTGGGTGCGCAGAACTTTCCGATTACCCAGGATGTCCTTGCGGAACTGCTTGGTACGCGCCGAACGACAGTCACACGTGCCGCACGACGACTGCGGCATGAGGGAGTCATCAGTTACAGCCGCGGTGACATGAAAGTTCTTAATCGCAGAGGTCTGGAGCGAAAGGCATGCGAATGCTACGCCATCGTGCGGCGACTTGCCGCGGAAGGTAGATAG
- a CDS encoding Crp/Fnr family transcriptional regulator encodes MHNLTFANTLLKRLPPSTIARLNLHRVDLPRGRDLAVIGERIQCLCFLEQGIGSMTTCFENGAQVEVSMFGYESVIGVSALMGVKQSLNRVFMQLAGTGYTCNLQTAFVEFESNAYFRGLMLRFVQAQLTLAMQNAACNSSHSYEQRLARWLLICSERAAQDTLELPQEFVAEMLGSTRSTVSIAAAHLKAKRLIDYSRGHIRLIDKRGLEAESCECYRVVRNHLESFAQFDTEFVT; translated from the coding sequence ATGCACAACCTCACATTTGCCAACACCTTGCTGAAGCGTCTCCCGCCGAGTACCATCGCTCGACTCAATCTCCATCGCGTCGATCTCCCTCGGGGACGGGATCTCGCCGTCATTGGTGAACGCATTCAGTGCCTGTGTTTTTTGGAACAAGGCATTGGATCGATGACCACCTGTTTCGAGAACGGGGCGCAGGTAGAAGTCAGCATGTTTGGGTACGAGTCAGTGATTGGCGTCTCTGCACTGATGGGGGTTAAGCAAAGTCTGAATCGCGTATTCATGCAGCTCGCTGGAACCGGTTATACCTGCAATCTACAGACTGCATTCGTGGAATTCGAGAGCAATGCTTATTTTCGAGGACTAATGCTGCGTTTCGTCCAAGCTCAGCTCACGCTCGCCATGCAAAATGCTGCATGCAACTCCTCTCACAGCTATGAGCAACGCCTGGCGCGTTGGCTGCTAATCTGTTCGGAACGAGCGGCTCAAGACACCCTTGAATTGCCACAAGAGTTTGTTGCGGAGATGCTCGGTAGCACGCGTTCGACCGTCTCGATAGCGGCTGCTCACCTCAAAGCCAAGAGGCTCATAGACTATAGCCGCGGACACATCCGCCTGATCGATAAGCGTGGACTGGAAGCCGAGTCCTGTGAATGCTATCGAGTGGTTCGAAATCATCTGGAAAGCTTCGCTCAGTTCGATACTGAGTTCGTCACATAG
- a CDS encoding response regulator — translation MSVNLTTVGRTMRVFVVDDESTIARTLAIILCQKGFNASPYTNPLNALEAAQYLVPDLLISDVAMPELSGIELAIQMKAQHPGCKVLLFSGQAATANLLEEARNAGHDFLLLTKPVHPTDLLLQIGQMLETGEPCVLPAELTSSH, via the coding sequence ATGAGCGTGAATCTCACCACGGTCGGAAGAACGATGCGGGTATTTGTTGTCGACGATGAGTCCACGATCGCGAGAACCCTGGCAATCATCCTGTGCCAGAAGGGTTTCAACGCCTCGCCGTACACGAATCCACTGAACGCTCTAGAAGCTGCTCAGTATCTCGTTCCGGATCTCTTAATCTCTGATGTCGCAATGCCGGAATTGTCTGGTATCGAACTCGCGATCCAAATGAAAGCGCAACATCCCGGATGCAAAGTCCTTCTGTTCTCCGGCCAGGCTGCCACAGCAAATCTTCTAGAAGAAGCTCGCAACGCGGGACATGACTTCCTACTCTTGACGAAACCGGTGCATCCGACAGACCTACTGCTTCAGATCGGGCAGATGCTTGAGACAGGTGAGCCGTGCGTGTTGCCGGCAGAGCTCACCTCGTCTCATTAG
- the atpH gene encoding ATP synthase F1 subunit delta produces MEIMSSSRASRYGRAFLGAVRHQEGDASLETHVRNLRGFAAVLSASAELQKALNSRWVTAPERRSVIASLCDRLETGSFTRNLLFILSDRHLMRSLSIIVDSIDALSDEIRHVERVQITTSRQLAETEMQLLRTQIASQRGSTVRLIHIVDPSVLGGIRMQIGAQVWDDTVKQRLATLLATLKAA; encoded by the coding sequence ATGGAAATAATGAGCTCATCTCGAGCATCGCGATACGGACGAGCATTCCTCGGAGCCGTGCGCCACCAAGAAGGCGATGCTTCATTGGAGACGCATGTAAGAAATTTGCGTGGATTTGCTGCCGTACTGAGTGCGTCTGCAGAATTACAGAAGGCGCTGAATTCGCGATGGGTCACTGCGCCAGAGAGACGTTCTGTCATCGCCTCCCTCTGTGATCGATTGGAGACGGGGTCGTTCACTCGCAATCTCCTCTTCATACTAAGTGATCGGCACCTTATGCGAAGCCTCTCTATCATCGTGGACTCTATCGATGCGTTGTCCGATGAGATAAGGCACGTCGAACGGGTTCAAATTACGACGTCACGTCAACTTGCTGAGACAGAGATGCAGTTGCTTCGGACGCAGATTGCCTCGCAAAGAGGATCCACAGTACGGCTCATTCATATCGTAGACCCATCTGTTCTTGGCGGAATCCGCATGCAGATTGGGGCTCAGGTATGGGACGACACGGTCAAACAACGGTTGGCAACTCTTCTTGCCACTTTGAAAGCAGCCTGA